In Candidatus Limnocylindrales bacterium, a single window of DNA contains:
- a CDS encoding NRDE family protein: protein MCTLIILYKLMKDYPILVAANRDEHYTRRSVPPGILSRAPLIWGGRDKEAGGTWLGFNEKGLLVGITNRSSQIPPDRSRRSRGLLCLDALSFSTASEVQRFLEREGPDRYNPFNLFYADSSKAYISHYENGIRTVALEAGIYILTNQGDVNDFSLQRIRIIADSLQRLSYQDIFEVMGLLKKLCGKHSSPGETWSKAICVHGNGYGTVSSSIIGLGDGKNPNLYFHAEGKPCVVPYQNYSSLLLGIGG from the coding sequence ATGTGTACGTTGATCATCCTTTATAAATTAATGAAAGATTATCCCATCTTAGTTGCAGCCAACCGGGATGAACATTATACTCGAAGATCGGTACCTCCCGGTATCCTGAGCCGGGCACCTCTCATTTGGGGTGGAAGGGATAAAGAAGCGGGGGGGACCTGGTTAGGTTTCAATGAGAAGGGTCTTTTGGTTGGAATTACCAACCGTTCTAGCCAAATTCCGCCGGATCGCTCCAGGCGATCCCGAGGACTTTTATGTTTGGATGCCTTATCGTTCTCGACCGCGTCGGAAGTTCAAAGATTCTTAGAGCGAGAGGGTCCAGACCGGTATAATCCCTTCAACTTATTTTATGCAGATTCTTCAAAGGCTTACATTTCCCATTATGAAAACGGAATAAGGACTGTTGCTTTGGAGGCAGGTATTTATATTTTGACTAACCAGGGGGATGTGAACGATTTTTCTCTGCAACGCATTCGAATCATAGCAGATTCTTTACAGAGGTTATCTTATCAGGATATTTTTGAGGTTATGGGTTTGTTAAAAAAACTTTGTGGGAAGCATTCTTCTCCTGGAGAGACCTGGTCAAAAGCCATTTGTGTCCATGGGAATGGCTATGGAACGGTTTCCTCGAGCATTATCGGTTTAGGCGATGGAAAAAATCCGAATTTATATTTCCATGCAGAAGGAAAACCCTGTGTGGTTCCTTACCAAAACTATTCCTCTCTTTTATTGGGCATTGGGGGTTGA